The Primulina tabacum isolate GXHZ01 chromosome 7, ASM2559414v2, whole genome shotgun sequence genome includes a window with the following:
- the LOC142551406 gene encoding LOW QUALITY PROTEIN: uncharacterized protein LOC142551406 (The sequence of the model RefSeq protein was modified relative to this genomic sequence to represent the inferred CDS: deleted 1 base in 1 codon), which translates to MCCVEFDSTPPECVNLKASLTCNIPKSELSPPSAAADFNHPLSGSLLTFLNVMENITCPVFFVLFFWFLLSTTKTLKVNSLSSDGEALLSLLSETDSFYRSSSPVLSSWNPSSPTPCSWQGITCSSQERVISVSIPNTFLNLSSIPSQLSSLSSLQLLNLSSTNISGPIPVSFGSLSQLRLLDLSSNSVPGPIPPELGKLTDIQFIFLNSNRITGSIPQQLANLSSLQVLCLQDNLLNGSIPSELGSLLSLQQLRIGGNPYLSGEIPLQLGFLTNLTIFGAAATGLSGAIPHTFGNLINLETLALYDTEVSGSIPPEVGSCLELRNLFLHMNKLTGPIPPQIGQLQKLTSMLLWGNLLSGSIPDDLSNCSSLVVLDVSANNLSGEIPGYFGKLTVLEQLHLSENALTGVIPVQLSNCTSITNLQLDKNQLSGTIPAEIGRLKYLQSFFLWGNSVSGMIPPEFGNCTELYSLDLSHNKLTGLIPEEIFNLKKLSKLLLLGNTLSGGLPRSVAKCQSLVRLRLGENQLSGEIPKEIGQLQNLVFLDLYTNHFSGSLPAEIANITVLELLDVHDNYITGNVSPQLGALINLEQLDLSRNSFTGEIPWSFGNFSYLNKLILKNNHFTGAIPKSIKNLRKITLLDLSFNNFSGPVPTEIGYLTSLSISLNLGSNHFTGEIPETISGLTQLQSLDLSSNMLYGRITVLSFLTSLTFMNVSFNNFSGPIPVTPFFRTLTPNSFLENRLCESLDGLTCSSHQTRRDGLKSAKTITVVAVILASLIVAAVGIWILVRRNNKLMIEKSGIPCSSREEDFSYPWTFIPFQKLNFTIENILSCLRDENIIGKGFSGAVYKAEMPNGELFAVKKLWKTKKDEETIDSFAAEIQILGHIRHRNIVKLLGYCSNKSVKLLLYNYVPNGNLQQLLQNNRNLDWEIRYKIALGSAQGLAYLHHDCLPAILHRDVKCNNILLDSKYEAYLADFGLAKLMNSSNYHQAVSRVAGSYGYIAPEYGYAINITEKSDVYSYGVVLLEILSGRSAVEPHVGDGIHIVDWVKQKMGSFEPAVTVLDFKLQALPDQMVQEMLQTLGIAMFCVNSSPSERPTMKEVVALLMEVKSPLEECGKSTSQPLMKHGR; encoded by the exons ATGTGCTGCGTTGAATTTGATTCCACACCACCAGAGTGTGTAAATTTGAAGGCCTCTCTCACATGCAATATCCCGAAAAGTGAGCTTTCGCCACCCTCCGCCGCAGCCGATTTTAACCATCCATTATCAGGAAGTTTACTTACTTTCCTGAATGTAATGGAGAACATAACATGTCCTGTTTTCTTCGTTCTTTTCTTCTGGTTTCTCTTGAGTACCACAAAAACTTTGAAAGTTAATTCCTTGTCTTCCGATGGAGAAGCCCTTCTCTCCCTACTCTCAGAAACCGACTCTTTTTACAGAAGTTCATCGCCTGTTCTCTCTTCTTGGAACCCTTCAAGCCCAACGCCATGTTCATGGCAGGGGATAACTTGTTCATCC CAAGAAAGAGTTATTTCGGTTTCCATACCCAACACGTTTCTCAATCTATCCTCAATCCCGTCGCAACTCTCTTCACTTTCCTCTCTTCAACTCCTCAATCTCTCTTCCACAAATATTTCCGGCCCAATCCCTGTTTCCTTCGGTTCATTGTCTCAGCTTCGCCTTTTGGACTTGTCTTCAAACTCTGTTCCTGGCCCTATTCCACCAGAACTAGGCAAACTCACTGACATTCAgttcattttcttgaattcgAATAGAATAACTGGTTCCATCCCACAGCAGCTTGCCAATCTTTCTTCCCTTCAAGTCCTTTGTCTTCAAGATAATCTCCTTAACGGGTCGATTCCTTCGGAGTTAGGCTCTTTGCTTTCCCTGCAGCAGCTTAGAATCGGTGGCAATCCATATCTAAGCGGTGAAATTCCACTCCAACTTGGTTTCTTGACCAATCTTACAATATTTGGTGCTGCTGCAACTGGACTCTCTGGTGCTATTCCGCACACATTTGGCAACCTGATCAATCTTGAAACATTGGCTCTTTATGATACTGAGGTGTCTGGTTCAATTCCCCCTGAAGTAGGCTCTTGTTTAGAGCTGAGAAACCTTTTTCTTCACATGAACAAGCTCACTGGTCCAATCCCTCCTCAGATCGGCCAGCTCCAAAAGCTAACTAGCATGCTTTTGTGGGGCAACTTGCTGTCTGGTTCAATCCCGGATGACCTTTCCAATTGCTCCTCACTTGTTGTTCTTGATGTTTCCGCCAATAATTTGTCTGGCGAAATCCCGGGTTATTTTGGGAAGCTAACTGTCCTTGAACAGCTACATTTGTCCGAAAATGCACTAACCGGTGTAATCCCAGTTCAGCTGAGCAACTGCACGAGTATAACCAATCTTCAGCTGGATAAGAACCAACTATCCGGTACAATTCCAGCTGAAATTGGTAGATTGAAGTACTTGCAGAGTTTTTTCTTGTGGGGGAATTCAGTGTCAGGAATGATCCCCCCAGAGTTTGGCAATTGTACCGAGCTTTATTCCCTTGATCTCTCGCATAACAAGCTAACTGGATTGATCCCAGAAGAGATATTCAACTTAAAGAAGCTGAGCAAGCTTTTGCTGCTAGGAAATACCTTATCCGGGGGCTTGCCACGCAGTGTAGCTAAATGCCAATCTCTTGTGAGATTAAGGCTCGGCGAGAACCAACTTTCAGGTGAGATTCCTAAAGAAATTGGACAGTTGCAAAATCTTGTGTTTCTTGATTTGTACACAAACCATTTTTCGGGTAGCTTGCCTGCCGAAATAGCCAATATTACGGTTCTCGAGCTTCTGGATGTGCACGATAACTACATAACTGGAAATGTATCACCTCAGTTAGGAGCCCTTATCAACTTAGAGCAGCTTGATCTCAGTAGAAATAGTTTCACCGGTGAGATTCCATGGAGTTTTGGTAACTTTAGCTACTTGAATAAACTTATACTAAAGAATAACCATTTCACTGGAGCAATTCCAAAGTCCATCAAAaacttgagaaaaataacccttCTTGATTTGAGTTTTAATAACTTTTCTGGTCCTGTCCCCACTGAGATTGGTTATTTGACAAGCTTGAGCATAAGTTTGAATTTGGGATCAAACCATTTCACTGGTGAAATTCCGGAAACAATATCTGGTTTAACACAGTTGCAATCTCTAGACCTCTCTAGTAATATGTTATATGGGAGAATCACAGTTCTTAGTTTTTTAACCAGTCTCACATTCATGAATGTTTCATTTAACAACTTCTCTGGCCCGATCCCTGTCACTCCCTTCTTCCGAACTTTAACCCCTAATTCTTTCCTCGAAAATCGGCTTTGTGAATCTCTTGATGGCTTGACTTGTTCGTCACATCAAACAAGAAGAGATGGATTGAAGTCTGCCAAAACCATAACTGTGGTAGCTGTGATTCTGGCTTCTCTGATAGTGGCAGCTGTAGGAATATGGATTCTAGTAAGGCGGAATAACAAATTAATGATCGAGAAATCTGGCATACCATGTTCTTCTAGAGAAGAAGATTTCTCATATCCATGGACCTTTATTCCATTTCAGAAGCTCAACTTCACTATTGAGAACATCTTGAGTTGCCTGAGAGATGAAAATATTATTGGAAAAGGTTTTTCGGGGGCCGTTTACAAGGCTGAGATGCCAAATGGCGAGTTGTTTGCTGTCAAAAAGCTGTGGAAAACAAAGAAAGACGAAGAAACGATAGACTCTTTTGCTGCAGAGATTCAAATTCTTGGTCACATAAGGCATCGGAATATAGTAAAACTATTGGGATATTGCTCGAATAAAAGTGTGAAACTTCTACTCTATAACTACGTCCCGAATGGTAATCTCCAACAGCTTCTTCAAAATAATCGGAACTTGGACTGGGAAATTCGGTACAAGATTGCACTTGGATCAGCTCAAGGTCTTGCTTATCTTCATCACGATTGCCTGCCTGCAATTCTTCATAGAGATGTGAAATGCAACAACATACTCCTAGATTCCAAGTATGAGGCTTATTTGGCTGATTTTGGACTTGCAAAACTAATGAACTCTTCGAATTATCATCAGGCTGTGTCCCGAGTGGCGGGATCATATGGATACATAGCGCCAG AATACGGATATGCAATAAACATAACCGAAAAAAGCGATGTCTACAGTTATGGCGTAGTTTTGCTAGAGATCTTAAGTGGGCGTAGCGCGGTTGAGCCTCATGTTGGTGACGGAATCCACATTGTGGATTGGGTGAAGCAGAAGATGGGAAGCTTTGAACCGGCTGTCACAGTACTCGATTTCAAGCTCCAGGCATTGCCCGACCAAATGGTGCAAGAAATGCTACAGACGCTTGGGATCGCAATGTTTTGCGTTAATTCATCGCCTTCCGAGAGGCCGACGATGAAGGAAGTGGTGGCACTTCTGATGGAAGTCAAGAGCCCACTTGAAGAATGTGGGAAAAGTACTTCTCAGCCTTTAATGAAACATGGAAGATAA
- the LOC142551408 gene encoding uncharacterized protein LOC142551408, producing the protein MDLSSDVERILWTEEQILERVSELGSQLTRDFESRDITPVVVGVATGAFIFLADLVRKIQLPMTVDFVRVESYGSGTVSNGKPKISCDLKVDVRGKHVVLVEDIVDTGNTLSCVIDYLKSKGASSISVCTLLDKPARRKVHFELVGEGKYYCGFECPDYFVVGYGFDFDEQYRNLPYVGVLKPEIYES; encoded by the exons ATGGATTTGAGCAGCGATGTAGAGAGAATTCTATGGACCGAAGAGCAAATCTTGGAACGGGTCTCCGAATTGGGTTCTCAGTTGACCCGGGATTTCGAGTCCCGGGATATTACTCCAGTGGTTGTGGGAGTGGCCACGGGTGCATTCATATTCCTCGCAGACCTCGTGAGGAAAATCCAGCTGCCCATGACTGTGGACTTCGTACGGGTCGAGTCTTACGGGTCGGGCACAGTCTCAAACGGCAAACCGAAGATATCCTGCGACTTGAAAGTCGATGTTCGAGGAAAGCACGTCGTTCTG GTTGAAGATATTGTTGATACTGGGAACACTTTGTCCTGCGTAATTGATTACTTGAAGTCTAAAGGTGCCTCGTCCATATCCGTGTGCACTCTCCTTGATAAACCCGCGAGACGAAAGGTTCATTTTGAACTAGTTGGAGAAGGAAAGTATTACTGCGGCTTCGAG TGCCCTGATTATTTTGTGGTGGGCTATGGATTCGACTTTGATGAGCAGTACCGGAACTTGCCGTATGTTGGTGTCTTGAAGCCTGAAATTTACGAGTCATAA
- the LOC142551409 gene encoding uncharacterized protein At1g76660-like: MASEQNRFLLQQQPSTPRIKRWGGCLGGLSCFRKQQGGKRIVPASRIPEANVLANQPNGHQPGGLPSQTTGIALSLLAPPSSPASFSNSALPSTVQSPNCFLSANSPRGPSSTMFVTGPYAHETQLVSPPVFSTFTTEPSTAPLTPPPELAHLTTPSSPDVPYAHFLSSSSKIKSNNKTNYSTANDMQSTYSLYPGSPASALRSPVSRTSGDRLSSSFNEREFPLQWDPSIPSLETSYAKSDSGRFLGLQESGVSKSRQDSNFFCPETFAQFYLDQSSFSHSGGRLSISRDTDAYANGVNGHQSRQNKTCKPTDTEELEAYRASFGFSADEIITTTNYVEISDVSEEPFSTTLFTSSKPVEEHILTVMAKGAQIGERSVDFPSPQVSKAGLNRADGVRSGVPGSYNSIEEPVQKNKRFGDGSGRRFPGSQMLSDDEDIFANAAGSRIGWKHHFGSSNSDAEIEYRRGRSLREGRSRRENLDYLHGLA; this comes from the exons ATAAAGAGGTGGGGAGGTTGTTTGGGTGGACTATCTTGTTTTCGCAAACAACAAGGTGGAAAGCGTATTGTACCCGCTTCTCGAATTCCTGAAGCCAATGTGTTAGCAAATCAGCCGAATGGACATCAACCTGGTGGATTGCCTAGTCAGACTACTGGAATTGCTCTATCACTTTTAGCTCCACCATCTTCTCCTGCTTCTTTCTCAAATTCTGCACTCCCGTCAACTGTTCAGTCGCCAAACTGTTTCTTGTCTGCCAATTCACCCAGAGGCCCTTCTTCTACCATGTTTGTTACAGGTCCATATGCACACGAGACACAACTGGTATCTCCTCCCGTATTTTCAACTTTCACAACTGAGCCATCTACAGCTCCATTAACACCCCCGCCAGAGTTGGCACATCTAACTACTCCATCTTCTCCTGACGTGCCCTATGCCCATTTCCTTTCATCCTCTTCCAAAATAAAAAGCAACAATAAGACCAATTATTCTACTGCAAATGATATGCAATCAACTTATTCACTCTATCCCGGAAGTCCTGCAAGTGCTCTCAGATCACCTGTTTCGAGGACTTCTGGTGATCGTTTATCCTCATCTTTTAATGAGAGGGAGTTTCCCCTTCAATGGGATCCTTCAATTCCTTCTCTGGAAACTTCATATGCTAAGTCAGATTCCGGCAGGTTTCTTGGGCTTCAGGAATCTGGTGTCTCTAAATCACGTCAAGACTCCAATTTCTTCTGTCCGGAAACATTTGCCCAGTTCTACCTGGACCAGTCATCATTTTCTCATTCTGGTGGTAGGTTAAGCATCTCAAGAGATACAGACGCATACGCAAATGGTGTGAATGGACATCAAAGTAGGCAGAACAAAACTTGCAAACCAACCGACACTGAAGAACTAGAAGCTTACAGGGCGTCCTTTGGGTTCAGTGCTGATGAAATCATCACTACAACTAATTATGTTGAGATTTCTGATGTATCAGAGGAACCTTTTAGCACGACACTTTTTACCTCGAGCAAGCCTGTGGAAGAGCATATTTTAACTGTAATGGCAAAAGGTGCACAAATAGGTGAAAGATCAGTAGACTTTCCTAGTCCACAGGTCAGTAAAGCTGGACTGAATCGCGCAGATGGGGTGCGTTCTGGGGTGCCAGGTTCATATAACAGTATCGAAG AGCCAGTCCAAAAAAACAAACGATTTGGAGATGGATCTGGGCGGAGATTTCCTGGTAGCCAAATGCTTAGTGACGATGAAGATATATTTGCTAATGCTGCCGGTTCGAGAATTGGCTGGAAACACCATTTTGGTTCATCAAATTCTGATGCAGAAATCGAGTACCGGAGAGGCCGAAGCCTGAGAGAAGGTCGTAGTCGCAGGGAAAACTTAGATTACTTGCATGGCTTGGCATGA
- the LOC142551407 gene encoding putative F-box protein At3g61730, whose translation MGKRLRRARSICCCASPRLSVHVSRQSNVNWYDVDIWTEIAKFMDGRSLVMLAVTCKWFNRTIMEDSIWKFACLRDLQVPDPGNVNFKWIKLYTTAFDGSHSYMFFQQEKHIDWMRIGAFSLDSHAALLTESLTGPIRIPEEVTTQKMLQMTGSCVLNSIKTGIWIADLQLVRCPICDLDACDGTMQVLDARNIELFLNEEYVEGSWDYELIGSHDINKQADAASGGIFDIEHIKDQSTADILNSKLWVGKGTDWQPKSMVTLHAVAVNTNLQQNDGLQIKFQAMKAGKNGEIVSIRISQQLL comes from the exons ATGGGGAAGCGATTGCGAAGAGCGAGATCGATTTGCTGTTGCGCCTCTCCTAGATTATCTGTCCACGTTTCTCGTCAATCGAACGTCAACTG GTATGATGTGGATATATGGACTGAAATTGCCAAGTTTATGGATGGGAGATCTCTGGTAATGCTAGCAGTGACCTGCAAGTGGTTCAATCGTACCATAATGGAGGATAGCATCTGGAAATTCGCATGTTTGCGTGATCTTCAGGTGCCTGATCCTGGAAATGTCAACTTCAAATGGATCAAACTTTACACTACAGCTTTCG ACGGAAGCCACTCGTACATGTTCTTCCAACAGGAGAAGCATATTG ATTGGATGCGAATTGGAGCATTCTCACTTGATTCACATGCTGCACTTTTGACTGAGAGCCTGACAGGGCCAATCAGAATTCCAGAAGAAGTGACGACACAAAAAATGTTGCAGATGACTGGTAGTTGCGTATTAAACTCAATAAAAACTGGAATCTGGATTGCTG ACTTGCAGCTTGTTCGATGCCCCATCTGCGACCTTGATGCATGTGATG GAACAATGCAAGTCTTGGATGCAAGAAATATCGAGCTGTTCCTGAATGAGGAATATGTAGAAGGGAGTTGGGACTATGAATTAATAGGATCCCATGACATAAACAAGCAAGCTGATGCAGCCTCTGGAGGGATCTTTGACATTGAGCACATCAAGGATCAGTCAACCGCTG ATATTCTTAACAGTAAGTTATGGGTGGGAAAAGGCACGGACTGGCAGCCAAAATCTATGGTAACCCTCCATGCAGTTGCAGTAAACACCAACTTACAACAGAATGATG GACTTCAGATTAAATTCCAAGCTATGAAGGCTGGAAAAAATGGGGAAATTGTTTCAATTCGCATATCTCAGCAGCTTCTCTAA